Sequence from the Terriglobia bacterium genome:
GATATACCCAGTAGTAAAGGTGGCTCGCCCAGCCGACCATGAACTTTGCGATTCGAGCGAACCGGTATGCTTTCGTCTTGCTCAGGAATGCCTGTTCGGCGAAGAAATAGGATGAACCCGCTCCGGGATACAGTTTCGACAGTTCTGCGTATGCGATCGCAGTCGCCAGGCAGAGCATCAGCGCTGCGAAAATGCCGAACCACATGCCCTGCGCTGCCATCGGCGCGCCGTACGAGGACTGAATGAAGAAGGTGAGCCACAGGAATGCGCCCGGCGCAATCAGCGCCATGGCGTTCATCGTCAGACCACCCAGGCCCAGTGTCGCCCTCGTGGTCGGCTTTTCGTTAGATGACATGTCGTACTCCTTTTGATTTTCGTTTGTTCTGAAATCCAAAAGGACGGCGTTGTCCAGGAAAGACCTGAGTTTTTCACCCAAAAACAAAAAAAGCCCTCAACCCGGATCCAACCGGATTGAAGACTTCGTAGTCTTTCCGCCATCGGCACTTCGTTGTGTCGAACTGCGGAATTTATAGACGAAGACGGGCGGTCCTGTCCATACATTTTTGTAGGTTAGTGTGAAGAATTTGCTAACGTCCCCCGCCGGCTAATCCACCCCGCTTACATCTCGTTGATATGAAACGCAATTAAGTTTGCTGTCCTCGCGGATGCAGCACGATTCCTTGAGCATCTTCGGCTACATGACGTCCCGTTCGCCGGTGCGGACGTTGTAGCCGTCTTCCACGTTCAACACAAACACACGCCCGTCGCCGATCTCGCCGGTGCGCGCCGTCGCGATGATGGTCTTGAGGATTTCGTTTGCGCGTTCGTCGGGAATGACAACTTCGATCTTGACCTTGGGAAGCAGGGTTACGCTGTACTCC
This genomic interval carries:
- a CDS encoding P-II family nitrogen regulator, with product EYSVTLLPKVKIEVVIPDERANEILKTIIATARTGEIGDGRVFVLNVEDGYNVRTGERDVM